The following nucleotide sequence is from Oscillospiraceae bacterium.
GTTTCGCAGGCGACCGGATAGCCTTTTGCCGCCAGACGGGAATTGACATAGCACGGGACAAAGCCGAACATGGTCTGGAACGCCGGCCAGCACTTGTTGGCAAAAACGCCGTATTCACAGATACCCAGATTATTTTCGAGCCAATCGATGAGCGTAATCTCGTATTGGGCAAGTTTATCCATGACTGCCGGGAAGTTATTGTGTCCCTCAAGCTCGTTTTCCATCTCGCATTTGACCTGTGCAATGCGCGGATCATCTGCGTGTTTCAAATAGGCGTCATACAGGTCAAGTTCCGAATTCTCCTGGATTTCAACGCCGAGATCGAAAAGTTGCTTGATCGGCGCGTTGCAAGCGATAAAATTAAACGGTCTGGGGCCGAACGAAAAAATCTTCAGCTTTTTCACTCCGACGTAAACTCGGGCAATCGGAATAAATTCCTCAATCATTGCCGCCACTGCATCGGGCGTGCCGACCGGATATTCCGGGATATAGGCTTTGACTTTGCGCAAACCGAGATTAAACGAGGCATTCAGCATTCCGCAGTAGGCGTCTCCGCGATTCCCCATCAACGCGTCCCCGCTGTTTTCCTCGCCGGCGCCAACCACCATAACCGGTCCCTCAAAGCGTTGGGCAAGCATGGTCTCGGGCCCTTCAGGGCCGAAATTCCCCAAAAAGACGACCATTGCGTTCACACCGGCATCTTTCAACTGGGAGAGCGCTTTGGGTACATCCGGTTCGTCCTCGACGATCTGCGGACATTCAAAAACAGAAAAACCGAGTTTCTTGCATTCGGCAACCACGGCGGAACGTCTTTCCCGAGAGAGATCTTTTGGGAAACAATCGCGGCTGACTGCGACGATTCCGAGTTTTACGGTCGGTGCATTTTGCATATATAAAACCTCCTAGAATTGCTGTACCAAGTTTAACATTCCCCACTCCGGCTGTCAAGTTCATTTTTTCGTTGATGCGCTCATATATTTTGCACAGATACAAACGCCGCGAAAAGGATGGATGATTGATATGACCACATACAGGCGTTACAACAAGCCGCAAAACGACCGGGAGAAACAACCCGATTCTCAGCCCAAAAAATCGCCATTATCAGTGTTTGAGCTGCAGTGTATCGTCGTTTTTCTATTAATTGCTTCATTGTTATTAATCAAGGCCTTTGCTGCTGATACATTTGAAAAGATCAATGGTTTCATCGGCGGCGCAATCGGGGAAACATCGTCTTCCGAGACATCTTCACAGCAGACGGCTGCGGAGAAACTCGCCGAATATATCGCCGGACAGCTTGGGGAATCAGAGATCTCCGAGCCTGCGACCTCAACGCAGCCGGAAGAAAGTGAAGTGCCCGAAGAGACCGAGACCTCCGAGCTTCAGGATATACTTTCAGGTCTCTCCGTTTCCGGAGAGGATATATTGGCTGTTCAGACGATTAGCATCAGCAATTATAAAATTGATAATGAGGAGACCGTCACCTATTGCGGCGATCTCGTACCGGTATCGTTGCTGACCGAGACCGATACCGCAAAAACCGATAGTTTTGCGCAGAAAGCCGAAGGCGGTCTGTTAAAAGCGCCGGACGGCTGCAGTTTTGAACCGTATTTCAGCGACGTAAAACTAAATGCGCCGATCACGGGAAAGATCACTTGCAAATTCGGATACCGTTATCATCCGATCACAGGTTTATTCGGTTTTCATACCGGTACCGATATTGCCGCAAATTCAGGTACTGCCATTTATGCAGCTGCCGCAGGTAAAGTCATTGAGCGCGGTTACAGCGACGTTTGGGGATATTACATGCTCATCCAGCACAGTGACAGCACTCAAACCTTTTATGCACACTGCAAGAAATTGTTGAAGAGCAAAGGTGCAAGCGTAAAAAGCGGAGAAAAGATCGCCACTGTCGGCAGCACGGGCTGGTCAACGGGACCGCATCTGCATTTTGAAGTTCGAATCAACGGCGTCTATGTAGATCCAGAATGGATTC
It contains:
- a CDS encoding fucose isomerase; this translates as MQNAPTVKLGIVAVSRDCFPKDLSRERRSAVVAECKKLGFSVFECPQIVEDEPDVPKALSQLKDAGVNAMVVFLGNFGPEGPETMLAQRFEGPVMVVGAGEENSGDALMGNRGDAYCGMLNASFNLGLRKVKAYIPEYPVGTPDAVAAMIEEFIPIARVYVGVKKLKIFSFGPRPFNFIACNAPIKQLFDLGVEIQENSELDLYDAYLKHADDPRIAQVKCEMENELEGHNNFPAVMDKLAQYEITLIDWLENNLGICEYGVFANKCWPAFQTMFGFVPCYVNSRLAAKGYPVACETDSYGALSEYILYLATGMTPTLLDVNNTVPADMYKKNHRTIGSLTNEELFMGFHCGNTSMCNLKPKTGALKYQLIMKRLIEPNSEPNVSRGTLEGQLKPGDVTMFRIQGAAEGHISSYVAQGQILDIDPCSFGGIGVMAIPEMGRFYRHVLIEKHFPHHAGIGFAHVGKTLFEVLKLLSVEDINYNQPASLPYKTENPFK
- a CDS encoding M23 family metallopeptidase, which encodes MTTYRRYNKPQNDREKQPDSQPKKSPLSVFELQCIVVFLLIASLLLIKAFAADTFEKINGFIGGAIGETSSSETSSQQTAAEKLAEYIAGQLGESEISEPATSTQPEESEVPEETETSELQDILSGLSVSGEDILAVQTISISNYKIDNEETVTYCGDLVPVSLLTETDTAKTDSFAQKAEGGLLKAPDGCSFEPYFSDVKLNAPITGKITCKFGYRYHPITGLFGFHTGTDIAANSGTAIYAAAAGKVIERGYSDVWGYYMLIQHSDSTQTFYAHCKKLLKSKGASVKSGEKIATVGSTGWSTGPHLHFEVRINGVYVDPEWIL